In Candida orthopsilosis Co 90-125, chromosome 6 draft sequence, the following are encoded in one genomic region:
- a CDS encoding mitochondrial ribosomal protein of the small subunit: protein MFKSSRNSLFRQFRSVHTLPRLANHEIWSNQGISGLLSPQGYSTAWTDYQTYLLTNLTLLTNGTANETKKPFEILLNTAKQTTQQHAFHYAAMSHMNHFFFEQLTDKSTSKSSKPSRFLMEKLIHQDILDVDALRTKMLTMAENAYGQGWIYLVEDKTKNLQFLQCNNDGVPYYFGKRQQLDLNGGIDELSFNSLANLQKRASGEEVIEDEQYLPILAINYWDYVYVEDYGVTGKNEYLNNLWDHLNWDVINKRLFQV from the coding sequence ATGTTCAAGTCAAGCCGAAATAGTCTCTTTAGACAGTTTCGATCTGTTCATACATTACCAAGATTGGCAAATCACGAAATATGGTCAAACCAAGGAATATCGGGCCTTTTATCCCCACAAGGCTACTCCACAGCATGGACTGATTATCAAACCTACTTGTTAACTAACTTGACTTTACTCACCAATGGCACTGCCAATGAGACGAAAAAaccatttgaaattttacTCAACACTGCAAAGCAAACTACACAACAACATGCATTCCATTACGCTGCCATGTCACACATGaatcatttcttttttgaacaattgacGGATAAGTCAACCTCGAAATCGAGCAAACCATCACGATTCCTTATGGAAAAACTAATACATCAAGATATTTTGGATGTTGATGCATTGAGGACCAAAATGTTAACGATGGCAGAGAATGCCTATGGACAAGGATGGATTTACcttgttgaagataagACTAAGAACttgcaatttcttcaatgtaACAATGATGGAGTACCTTATTATTTCGGTAAGcgtcaacaattggatttgaatgGTGGGATTGATGAGCTCAGTTTTAATAGCTTAGCTaatttacaaaaaagaGCTAGTGGTGAAGAAgttattgaagatgaacaaTATTTGCCTATATTGGCTATTAATTATTGGGATTATGTGTATGTCGAAGACTATGGTGTCACAGGAAAGAATGagtatttgaataatttgtgggatcatttgaattgggaTGTTATTAATAAGAGATTGTTCCAGGTGTAA
- a CDS encoding glycerophosphocholine phosphodiesterase yields MKFGKTYLSHQIPEWSIYYMNYKHLKKIIKSIDSVKEEENEIDEASYPELISETLSSFFFEIDRNIENVDEFYNAKYKEYERRLTKIIQVLGYNDNIVTHKVESQEELDEIVNILIELRMLFRNLKWFGELNHRGFIKILKKLDKKLSSILNDGQVSEIDVSRNNKEAYLSTRIDALPFANEAEVANNLDIIHRILLQLGTMGSTSETKLETLRIENNVESFQTILENDDSKALEENILENKTEKFNISLLNKASLLNADKCINLIWRHLNSLYDEKDINGRNFFHHNVISLGKNQFIKEEQLTPGDSPNWLVGGANGADNNNINNTSGLLQILNKLDNKKLLIAKDHYNRTPLHYAAQYGLVEATTILLDYYSKWNLIDCESSIDNMEIWGDQENLTPLHLSIIGKHPKTTEVLIKFNSPRRLTCPDLLLLSVRLNSSRILNSLITDGRIDIDYTDENHRNETALYIASKMNLSGLVEFLLESNANTEIGEQVFGWTPIFIAACEGYSEIVKLLKEFDANYDIVDNSGWLPMEHACLRGHLNVADLLLPRDPKLLLYDTYHPENNITRIPSEAASPVLRAKDDGALPTSIDRLPEAHKHAVNEFYKQLKNNSSGNVSRSTSPKRKKRVKAVKSFGHRYLGEDESLILVTLGTTDLRDDRAPVELNKISLAKSFATELDTALSLSITCRYKSTNQQVEPPVVIDLPLEDYHGSATDPISFKLANNVSIDDVIITFDLIPTYQVNKKVLGRAIALLKDAYTKVGPHLRSLNNNITIPILETTNLDILGLIRFEYLQILPFKHHAMTIARSDTYWKQLVSTRVIGHRGLGKNVSGRQSLQLGENTVESFIAASSLGASYVEFDVQLTKDFVPVVYHDFTVAESGVDIPMHLLTLEQFLGLNKASEKPNRSVDDEVLIRSKPRAKSSFQLNGNHHDDVVDRDFASQFDERMKLTKTWKSKGYKGNARGSSIASNFVTLKDLFKKLPQNVGFNIELKYPMLDEAEQESMGELAIDLNLYLDTILKVVYDENTNGRHIVFSSFHPDVCLLLSLKQPTMPILFLTEGGTAPMADIRASSLQNAIRFAKKWNLLGIVSAAQALVKTPRLAQVVKSSGLVCVTYGVENNDPELAKIQMRAGVDAVIVDSVLAVREGLREHNDSRKEFEDSGSE; encoded by the coding sequence ATGAAGTTCGGAAAGACATATCTATCCCATCAGATCCCCGAATGGTCGATTTATTACATGAACTATaaacatttgaagaaaatcatcaaatcaatcGATTCAGTGaaggaagaggaaaatGAAATAGATGAAGCATCTTATCCTGAATTGATTCTGGAAACATTGAGTTCATTCTTTTTCGAAATTGATagaaatattgaaaatgttgatgagTTTTACAATGCCAAATACAAGGAATATGAACGAAGATTAACCAAAATTATTCAAGTCTTGGGCTATAATGACAATATAGTCACTCATAAAGTTGAAAGTCAAGAggaattggatgaaattgtcaacattttgattgaattgagaaTGTTGTTTCGTAATTTGAAATGGTTTGGAGAATTGAATCATCGTGGATTTatcaagattttgaaaaaattggataagaaattatcatcaattttaaaTGATGGGCAAGTTAGCGAAATTGATGTATCACGTAATAATAAAGAAGCTTATTTATCTACAAGAATTGATGCGTTACCGTTTGCCAATGAAGCAGAAGTGGCAAATAATTTGGATATAATCCATCGTATTTTGTTACAGTTGGGAACTATGGGATCAACAagtgaaacaaaattggaGACTTtaagaattgaaaataatgttGAATCATTCCAAACAatcttggaaaatgatgattcaaAAGCATTGGAAGAgaatattttggaaaacaagactgaaaaatttaataTCTCTTTGTTAAACAAGGCCTCCCTTTTAAATGCTGACAAatgtatcaatttgatttggagACACTTGAACAGTTTatatgatgaaaaagatatAAACGGTCGAAACTTCTTTCATCATAATGTCATTAGTCTTGGAAAAAACCAATTTATTAAAGAAGAACAATTGACTCCTGGGGATTCACCAAATTGGTTAGTTGGTGGTGCTAATGGTGCTGATAataacaatatcaataatACTAGTGGTTTGTTGCAGATCTTAAACAAACTAGATAAtaagaagttgttgattgcTAAAGATCACTACAATAGAACTCCATTGCATTATGCTGCTCAATATGGACTTGTTGAGGCGACAACCATTTTGTTGGATTACTACTCAAAATGGAATTTGATCGATTgtgaatcatcaattgataatatGGAAATCTGGGGTGATCAAGAAAATTTAACTCCATTGCACTTATCAATTATTGGTAAACATCCAAAAACTACTGAAGTATTGATTAAATTCAACAGTCCTCGGAGACTAACTTGCCCCGATTTGTTGCTTCTATCAGTGAGATTAAACTCCAGTCGTATCTTAAATTCATTAATCACTGATGGTCgtattgatattgattatACCGATGAAAACCACAGGAATGAAACTGCATTATACATTGCTTCCAAAATGAATCTTTCTGGTTTAGTTGAATTCTTGTTGGAGTCCAATGCAAACACCGAAATTGGAGAACAAGTATTTGGATGGACCCCCATTTTCATTGCTGCTTGTGAAGGATATAGtgaaattgtcaaactACTAAAAGAATTCGATGCTAATTAcgacattgttgataattcTGGTTGGTTACCAATGGAACATGCCTGTTTAAGAGGACATTTAAACGTGGCTGATTTATTACTTCCTCGTGATCCTAAGCTTTTGCTTTATGATACATACCATCCAGAAAATAACATCACACGTATCCCTAGTGAAGCTGCTAGTCCAGTGTTACGAGCCAAAGATGATGGTGCTCTTCCTACGAGTATTGATAGATTACCTGAAGCTCATAAACATGCTGTAAATGAGTTTTACAAGCAGTTGAAGAATAACTCCTCTGGTAATGTGTCTCGttcaacatcaccaaagagaaagaaacGAGTCAAAGCCGTGAAATCATTTGGTCATAGGTACCTCGGCGAAGATgaaagtttgattttggttaCTTTGGGAACAACTGATTTGCGCGATGATCGGGCTCCAgttgaattgaacaagatttcattggcaaaatcaTTCGCCACTGAATTGGATACAGCTTTGTCATTGTCAATTACGTGTAGGTACAAGTCAACTAACCAACAAGTTGAACCACCGGTGGTGATTGATCTACCTTTAGAGGATTATCATGGAAGTGCTACTGATCCCATCTCGTTCAAGCTTGCTAATAATGTTTCgattgatgatgttatTATTACCTTTGATTTGATCCCAACTTATCAAGTGAATAAAAAGGTGTTGGGAAGAGCTATTGCTCTTTTGAAGGACGCATATACTAAAGTGGGGCCTCATTTACGCTCACTAAATAACAATATCACCATTCCCATCCTCGAAACTACAAATTTGGACATCTTGGGGCTTATTAGGTTTGAATATTTGCAAATCTTGCCCTTCAAGCATCATGCCATGACAATTGCTAGATCAGATACGTATTGGAAACAATTGGTATCCACTAGAGTCATTGGTCACAGAGGTTTAGGTAAAAATGTCAGTGGTAGACAATCATTACAATTGGGTGAAAATACGGTTGAATCATTTATTGCTGCTTCTTCATTGGGCGCTTCGTATGTGGAGTTTGACGTACAATTGACGAAAGATTTTGTTCCCGTAGTTTACCATGATTTCACTGTGGCTGAACTGGGAGTCGATATTCCCATGCATTTATTAACGTTGGAGCAATTTCTTGGCTTAAACAAGGCCAGCGAAAAACCTAACCgttcagttgatgatgaagtgtTGATAAGATCCAAACCTAGAGcaaaatcttcttttcaattgaatggaAATCATCATGATGATGTAGTTGATAGAGATTTCGCTAgtcaatttgatgaacGAATGAAATTGACCAAAACTTGGAAAAGTAAAGGCTACAAGGGAAATGCTCGAGGAAGTTCCATTGCCTCCAATTTCGTCactttgaaagatttgtttAAGAAATTACCCCAAAATGTTGGgttcaatattgaattgaagtATCCCATGTTGGATGAGGCTGAACAAGAAAGTATGGGTGAACTAGCCATcgatttgaatttgtacTTGGACACCATATTAAAAGTGGTTTACGATGAAAATACCAATGGCCGTCATATTgttttttcatcatttcaTCCCGATGTATGTCTCTTACTTTCATTGAAACAACCTACTATGCCGATTTTGTTTCTAACTGAAGGTGGTACTGCTCCCATGGCCGATATCCGTGCATCATCCTTACAAAATGCTATCAGATTTGCCAAGAAATGGAATTTGCTTGGAATTGTATCAGCGGCACAAGCATTGGTCAAGACTCCTCGTTTGGCTCAAGTTGTCAAGCTGTCAGGTTTGGTGTGTGTTACTTATGGAGTCGAAAATAATGACCCTGAATTAGCCAAGATTCAAATGAGAGCCGGTGTTGATGCCGTGATCGTTGATAGTGTTTTGGCGGTAAGAGAAGGTTTGAGAGAACATAATGATTCAAGAAaggaatttgaagattcagGTAGTGAATAG
- a CDS encoding Tip41 protein (S. cerevisiae homolog TIP41 has role in signal transduction and localizes to cytoplasm, nucleus) codes for MSKDSDKPTTRPSNFTIPAQPRRGIDAVHVNAAREMVQLHTRGRAPPATRQPLPPLQGSSRSHAPVASEQSKAPISKPKVSIPSNHDGECKNPQCQHCGSIIIPAPQSSFPVQDKPSIKVNDWEIYTIKKPILSSAELDHLGDTKFEFPLPEMIFGNNFVRIKYTGGSSRNQEHEIWFNSIDALDTLEDDCHLKVSYHEEWLQSRQNRRKKQERGGDAKTSTHADDEMSGKVSDLTDMDAVKPYDWTYSPNYVGHTRGFNFVADESLEIPVNRLMNPDPILFFDEMILYEDELADNGISMLSIKIRVMPTCLLLLCRFFLRIDNVIFRIRDCRIFIDFESNEVIREYKLQECDYDEVLKLAASGGGSGGKVNNDPKRLLRDQNWVSLNIPVVNRTIEKCIVE; via the coding sequence ATGAGTAAGGATAGTGACAAACCAACTACTCGTCCACTGAACTTTACTATTCCAGCACAACCACGACGCGGTATTGATGCGGTGCATGTCAATGCAGCTAGAGAGATGGTGCAACTACATACCCGAGGTCGGGCACCACCTGCGACAAGGCAACCATTACCACCATTACAAGGAAGCTCTAGAAGTCATGCTCCAGTGGCCTCAGAACAATCTAAAGCACCAATATCCAAACCAAAGGTTAGCATACCGTCGAACCACGACGGCGAGTGCAAGAACCCCCAGTGTCAACATTGCGGTAGTATAATTATCCCGGCTCCTCAACTGTCGTTCCCAGTACAGGACAAACCATCAATTAAAGTCAACGATTGGGAGATTTACACTATCAAGAAACCAATATTATCTTCAGCTGAACTTGATCATTTAGGCGATACGAAATTTGAGTTTCCATTACCAGAAATGATTTTCGGTAACAACTTTGTTCGGATTAAATATACTGGTGGTAGTAGCAGGAATCAAGAGCATGAGATTTGGTTTAATTCGATAGACGCATTGGATACATTGGAAGACGATTGTCATTTGAAAGTGAGTTATCATGAAGAATGGTTACAACTGCGTCAAAATCGACGTAAGAAGCAAGAGAGGGGTGGTGATGCCAAAACATCAACTCATGccgatgatgaaatgaGTGGTAAAGTTAGTGATTTAACCGATATGGATGCCGTAAAACCATATGATTGGACATACTCGCCAAACTACGTGGGACATACTCGTGGGTTTAACTTTGTTGCCGATGAATCATTGGAAATCCCCGTTAATCGATTAATGAACCCTGACCCAATCCTAttctttgatgaaatgattttgtatgAAGACGAATTGGCCGATAATGGAATCAGTATGCTTTCGATTAAGATTAGAGTCATGCCTACTTGTTTATTACTATTATGTCGGTTCTTCCTAAGGATAGATAATGTTATTTTCAGGATTAGAGATTGTCGaattttcattgattttgaatcaaatgaagTGATACGAGAGTATAAATTGCAAGAATGTGATTATGATGAggtattgaaattggctGCGTCGGGTGGTGGAAGTGGAGGTAAGGTAAATAACGACCCAAAGAGATTACTACGGGATCAGAATTGGGTTAGTTTGAATATACCAGTGGTTAATAGGACTATTGAAAAGTGTATAGTAGAGTAA
- a CDS encoding Car1 arginase (involved in arginine catabolism): MSIEYKFHPDKKATIITAPFSGGQPKGGVELGPEYILNAGFQKQIDSLGWATRIENPLGDVSLEEKKSNVKDEYGVKNAAIVSKCCQLIFEASKKSLSEGRLPLVIGGDHSIGTATVGASLAHNPNTCVVWVDAHADINSPKTTDSGNLHGCPLSFLMGIDEESYPPEYSWVPRILKSNKLVYIGLRDVDEGEKKILRDHNIAAFSMYHIDKYGIGKVVEMALDKVNPNRNCPVHLSYDVDAIDPSFVPATGTRVEGGLSLREGLFVAEEIAQSGLLQSLDIVETNPMLAETEEHVLDTVSAACAIGRCALGQTLL; this comes from the coding sequence ATGTCTATCGAATACAAATTTCATCCTGATAAAAAAGCTACAATAATAACAGCACCATTTTCAGGCGGTCAACCAAAAGGTGGTGTTGAATTAGGTCCGGAATACATCTTGAATGCTGGtttccaaaaacaaattgattccCTTGGATGGGCCACCAGAATAGAGAATCCATTGGGAGATGTATCacttgaagaaaagaaatctAATGTCAAAGATGAATATGGAGTCAAAAATGCTGCTATTGTTAGTAAATGTTGTCAATTAATATTTGAAGCTAGTAAAAAGAGTTTGAGTGAAGGGAGGTTACCTTTGGTAATTGGTGGTGatcattcaattggaaCTGCAACTGTCGGTGCCAGTCTAGCTCATAATCCAAATACTTGCGTTGTATGGGTTGATGCACATGCTGATATTAATAGTCCAAAGACTACCGATTCAGGTAATTTGCATGGGTGTCCGTTAAGTTTCTTAATGggaattgatgaagaatcaTATCCCCCCGAATATAGCTGGGTTCCACGTATATTAAAGTCAAATAAATTGGTATACATTGGATTAAGAGACGTCGATGAAggtgaaaagaaaattttacGTGATCACAACATTGCCgctttttcaatgtatCACATTGACAAATATGgtattggaaaagttgttgaaatggCATTGGATAAAGTCAATCCAAATCGTAATTGTCCCGTCCACTTATCATATGATGTCGATGCCATTGATCCTTCATTTGTACCAGCTACTGGTACCAGAGTTGAAGGTGGATTAAGTTTAAGAGAAGGGTTATTTGTTGCTGAAGAAATTGCTCAACTGGGATTATTACAAAGTTtagatattgttgaaaccaATCCAATGTTGGCTGAGACTGAGGAACACGTTTTGGATACTGTAAGTGCTGCTTGTGCTATTGGTAGATGTGCTTTAGGACAAACTTTGCTATAG